Genomic DNA from Paenibacillus sp. MBLB1832:
ACTCAAGCTCATCAATCTTACCGATAATCGGCTTGTAGCTTTGGTAGGGCAGCTCATGCTTTTCTTGGTAATCATCGAGGAAGCCAACTACCTCATAGCCTAATTCGGGATGTTGTTTCAGCTTGGAATAGAACTTGCGACCAAGCGAGCCTGCACCGAGGATGAGAATGAATTGCTTGTTATAGCCCTTTTGACGGGCGCGTTTGAGTGAAGTTTTGATAAAATATCGATAAGCGCTGATAACCAGAATATTGTTTACTAGAAAAAGTAAGAGATACGACCGGGATACATCCACTTCTTTGAGAATAAAAAGAACACTTAACAGCATCAGTAGGCTGAATACGTGCACTTGAATGATTTTCAAAACCTCGAAGGAGAAACGTTTCCTTCTTTTTGGTGTGTAGAAATTAATTAAATAGCTTATAAAGATAGCAATAATAGCGTATGTAACGCTCCACATTACGTAGTGTTTAAAGGGCAACGAAGAGCCATACGGTATCCAGCCGCTTTTAAATTTTAACCACCATGACAAAAGGAAGACAAGCTGAATACAGACGAAATCCGCCAATGCGTACAGCTGCGTCAGAAAGCCTTGACTTTGTCGTATCAAACGGAATCACCTCGCTGGACGTAATTTATTTCTAACTAGAGACAATACAAACTTTAAACCCACGCCTACGTACACCAAGAAATTCGTCATCCATGAATACCTCTTGCGGTAGTGCTTATTGTGGAACAAAATCATCGCTCTGTGAAACTCAAAGATGATTTTATACGGCTTACGGCGGCTACTTGCCCCTTTGTGATGGACAATTTGAGTACGAGGATAATAATAGTTGATCCAGCCCGCTTCTTTTATTCTATAACACCAATCGATATCCTCGCCATACATAAAAAATGTCTCATCCAGCATACCGACTTGATCGATCGCTTCGCGGCGTATAAGCATAAAAGCACCTACAAGAGAATCAATAGGATAGGCTTCATCTGGGTTTAGGTAGCCCAATTGGTACTGATTGAACCGTGGTACGTTTGGGAATAGCTTCGAGAAGCCAAACGCATATAGCCAAAAGACGCTGACGAGGTGGATAACCGCTCTAGATTAATATTGAGATAAATGCGGCGTGATCTAATACTGCTGTTTAACTATTAAAATAATACTTAACATTATAATACGATAATTCACTTCAAAAAAGCCACTCTATACTAAGAGTGACTTTTTATTAAACACGACTGTTTCTAGTTTTGAAAGATATTGTACGAAATGTCTTTATTCTGAATCTTTCCTTAATTTCCGAAAAATAGATTCCAGTCTTCTCAACGGTTTTGTAAATTTCCAAGAAGTTGAGTTTAAGATAACCTGAATTTCTACATCTTTTTGTTCAAATTGTTTCTCCAATTTTTTCATATGTGCTTCAGAATCACTAAGTTGTCGCTCCATTTGGTGTAATTTGCTACTAGTGACACTAAGTTGATAATCTTTTTGTTTGAGTTGATCTTTAATATTTTCAATTAGCTGATCTTTTTGTTCGAGCTGGCTATGTGCCATACTTAATTGTTGTTCTTTTTGAAGCAAATCAAGGTTCGCATCATGAAGTTTTTGATCAGTCTGCATAAATACTTCAAGCGTCGAATTCAATGAGCCTTGTAAATTGGTGTTTGATTTAATCAAACCTGATACATTTTTATTATTATCAAGGTATCTGTGCCTATTATCCAATACTATTGAATTCATACTTGAAACATCAATTTCGTTTTGACTGCAAACTGCTATTATATTCTGAACATCACTATGATCCTTTTCCGCCATTCTTAATATTTTTAAAGAATCCGCGTCAAAATCGTTTAATATTATTGCAATCTCACTTCTTTGATATAGAAATTGTACATTCTCAAAATAGTTTGATAAAAATTCTTTAAATTCATCTAAATAATATTCTTTTAAATGAAATTCATTTGAATAACCCCAAAGATCAAAAGCTAAATCAGATGCTATGGCTTTATTCGGGCATGATACGATAAAGACTCCATCTTGTTTTAAAACTCGTTTTACTTCTGTCAGAAATTTTTCTTGGACATCTTGTCCAACGTGCTCAATTGTTTCAAAACTAACAATTGTATCAAAAAAATCTTTTTCAAATCCAAGCTTGTCAACAGAACCAACTGAAAAACACAAATTCTCTCTATTATATTTCTGTTGGGCATGTTCAATGGCTTCTTCTGAAATATCGACACCAAACACTTTATTTGCAGTTTGTGCTATATAGTTAGAACCGTATCCTTCACCTGAAGCAATATCCAGAACTACCTTATTTTCTACAAAAGCACTTACAGATATATACCTTTGCCAGTGTTCATCAGATGTCAACATATCAAATAAGCCCGGAATAAAACGTTCGCCTGTATTTTCTAAGTTTTTGCTGTTACCATTAGCGCTCATTCATAATACAGTCCTTTTGTTTTTTGGTTAATCAAATCACCACAACTCCGTAAAAGCATCATTTTTTATCCGCGCAACTTATCAATCGTTCCATTTTTATACAATTTCGAATACAAACGTGTTGAAGTGACAACTGATTTTAAATTTAAAATAGTTATAACGTTCCACGCTGCCCGAGCACACACACGTACGCCTTTTTTTAAACGTTCATTCTTTCTAATTATTTCTTGAACTGCCACTACACTTTTATTTCCTGAAACCATGAAATTGTCGTTAGGATATTTTTTTAGTTGCTGTAACAATATTTTTGTATCATCATCATATTTTTTACTTTCAATAACTTCGCTATAAATTTGAATCATTTCATTTACATATTTATCTTTCGAGTAATTCACTCTCGCATAATCTGCACATTTGTTTCCTCGATCAAGCACTTCAAATTTGCTTTCTATTAGTCTAGCCAACTCTTTTGGATAATCTTCCTCTTTTACTGAAACTCCACAGAAAGGAGCATTAATCACTTCGGGCAAAGCAGTTCCTTCACCTTCAATTGTAAGAACCATTTTTCCACAGCTCATAGCTTCGATAGCCATTAAACCGAAACTTTCTTGTCTTGATGGCATAAGGAAAATATCACAAGCTTGGTACAAACTAACCATTGTCTCATCATTATTGATCCAATCATATTCAATAATGTTAAACATATTTGTTAAATCCCTTAATAGTCCTTTTTTCCCAACAGTAATCAAAGTAATATTCTTTTTATTACTTAAACTGGCCAAAGCATTAATAATAATATCTAAACCCTTGAATTCTACTGTGTCACTTCTAAACATAAGGACCGTATCTTCGGTAGGTATTTTTAGCTTGTTTCTTTCTGCAATCTTATCTCCTGGCTTAAACAAACTTTGATCAATACCAAATGGTAAGTAATATACTTTTTTCCCATTCCACACTGGTGACTCTTCTACTTTTCTCAGCATCCACTTTGATGCTACAATTGCAACAATATCAGAGTTCTGAATTGCATCTTTTTTCAATGCAAAATTCAAAGCAGTGATATCATTAAAAAGCTTAAAATCTTTATCAAGGTATGAACAGTCAAAACAATGTGTTTTCCATTTTTTACAATCAAAATGATGCACACAATGACCGCCAAGGAAAAATGGATCATGAAGAGAAAGTATAGTCGGTTTTAGCCTTGAAATTATCGGTAAATAATTAGTGTCAATTATATTATGGATTAAATGCATATGAACAATATCTGCATCAAGAAATATACTTTGTTGTAGCAATTCCTTACTTCCATTTGGAGCGTCAAAATTATATTGGAATGTAGTATCGTCGTCGGAAAGTTTATTTAGTACCAATTGTTTTGCATTAATACCGTTCTCTCGTAAATAATTATGCAAATCATGCCCATTAAATCTACTACCTAATAAGTCATAGGAAGAAATTTGTAAATTCGAAAACATTTTATTTCTAATATATTCTAAGGCAATACTATATTCTGCATCTTTAAAGAAATTGAGCATATCCATATAGAACTCAATGCGACTTGGCGCAAGGGACTTAAGTTCATCATCATTTAAGTTTTCGATAATTTTGATGAAAAGTTTACTGTACTCTTGATCACCACGTGACTTACTTCTTCTACCTTGTCTATTGGATGAATCACGAGCAGTTACTAATACTTTTGAAATCAATTTATGTGGAAATTCTAGAAATGCTCGGTAGAAAAACTCAAAATCTTGAGCTACTAACTCTTTTTCATCAAATAAACCAACAGTATCAAAGCAAACTTTCGGAATTAATAGCGTGCATCCATGTGTTTGATTATAAATAATAGGATGTATCCTTGAATTCTCCCTAGGTGGATATTGTTTTATATGTTCATTGTAGTTTGTTTTATATATTTTTTTATAATTTTCATCTATACCATCTAAGTCAGACATCATAATTGTATTTTTTTCTGACAATTTAGATAGTTCCGTTATTTGCATTTCGATTTTTTCTGGATAATAAGTATCATCGTGACTAAGCCACGAGAAATATTCTCCTTTCATATTTTTAATACCTAAATTCAATGCGGTAGATGTGCCGCCATTTTCTTTTGAAAAATATTTAATTCTATCCCCGTAAGTTAGCGCAATCTCTTCTGTTTTTCCGTCATCATTTGAACCATCATTTACAACAATAATTTCAATATTTTCATATGTTTGTGCCAAAGCACTTTCAATTGCTTCCTTAATATAATTGGAGCCGTTATAAACTGGAATAATAATTGTTACTAGCGGTTTAAAACAATTCATTTAAGTTCCCCTTCTCGTTTGCAATTTTTCACGAAAGATCAATCATTAATTAGAGTTCCTACAAAAGAGAGAGCCAAGGTACAGGATACATCACTTTTGCTATTTGGTAAATGGAATTATATTTATTGCATTCTTATTACTAGATTTTAATTTTACCAATAATTTATAACAATGCTTCGATATTTGATGCCTAATTGATTCTATTAATATTGAAAATAAATAAGGTAAGTTTCATACAACATCCCCTAGAATCATTGTTTTTCTATTTATTTGTTGTTATAAATGTTGTTAATTGTATATGAAAAGTTTGCATAATTTCTTTCTATACTTTTTCTATTTTTTTCAAAAACATCACGACAAAGCTCTCTATTACGCAATAAATTTAATATATTTTCGACAAATTGCTTTTTATTAGCTGAAATAAAACAAATATATCCGCTATCTATTAAGTCTCTGTGGCTTTCAATGTTACTAGCAACCACTGGAAGACCAATAGAAAATGCTTCTAACACTGAATAAGGAAGTCCTTCCCAATTTGATGTTTGAAGAAAAACCATCGAATCTTCAAGAAACTCAATGGTTTTTGCATTTGAAAGCCATCCTGTGAAATTAACCTCAGCATTAAGAGCATAATTTTGTTCCTCACAATCTGACTTTAGTGAACCATCTCCAATCCATATGGCATTTATTGTTGGATCAATTTTTTTGAGTTCAGCAATAATTTCGATAAATAATTTAGGATTTTTTTGATGTTCCAATCGACCAACACCAATGATATTCTTGGAAGTCGCTATTTTTTCTTTACTTATACTAGGACCAGCTTTTATACAATTTTCTAATAAAAAAGGTTTTCGAATCGGACTTAATTTATTTGCATATCTAAATTCACTTTTAGAGCAAGCAATAATTTTTCCATTAATTTGTGATAAGATAAATTCTGCTGTCCAAAATACCGCTCTAATTACTTTCGATTTATTTGTCATTAAAAAACTATACCCGTGAGGTGTGTAGAATACTTTTACCTTTGGGAAACATACTGATACTATTCTACCTAAAAAACCTGCGATAGAAGAATGCAAATGAATAGCATCAGGTTTTATTTTGGATATTTGTGCATGCAATAATTTAATACATTGTATACAAGCGTAGCTAGAATTAAAATTCATATTCATCTCAATCAGTGAAACTGAATCCGGAAAATGCTTGTTTAAATCTATTGGTGTATTTTCTCTCTTTGATGAATAAAGTATTAAATGCTGCGCTCCACTATAGTGATCAGCCTCAATTACTTCCTGTAAGTATTTTAACACACCTGTAGCCATGGTTTCTGTGATATGCAGTATTTTCATATGAACAATATCAACTCATTCCATGCTAGCCATATATTCATTACAAACTAATTCTGCAGAACCCACATTAACTAATTGCCCCTTATTCAGCCATGCAGCTTGAGAACAGATCTTTCTAACACTATCAATTGAATGTGATACAAGAATAACAGTTGCCCCATTATTTATAATCTCTTCCATTCTTCTCTCACACTTCATTTGAAACTTGTGATCCCCTACCCCTAATATTTCGTCTGCAATTAAAACATCTGGTTTGCTTAATGTCGCAATTGAAAAACCCAGCCTAGCAACCATACCAGAAGAAAAATTTTTTATCGGAACATCAACAAAATCCCACAATTCAGCAAAATCAATGATTTCTTCAAATTGTTCCTTCATTTGAGATCTGCTGTAACCAAAAATTGCTCCGTTCAAAAAAATATTCTCTTTGGCAGTTAATTCGAAATCGAAACCAGCACCAAGTTCTATCAGGGGAGCGACGGTACCATAGACCGATATTTTTCCAGTTGTTGGTTTAAGTATACCAGCAATTATTTTGAGAAGAGTACTTTTACCACTACCATTCAAACCTAGAATGCCCATAGACTCGCCTTTTTTAATATTGAAGGAAACGTTTCTCAATGCCCAAAATTCCTCAAATGTTAATTTCCCTTGTATCAGCCGGACGAAATACTCCTTAATGTTATCGACTTTCTCACGACTAAGATTAAACAACATGGAAACATCATTAATTTCGACTATATTCTCTGACAAAATGATTCCTCCAAATTGCTACATTTGTTATACGTGTAGAATAAATTTATTCTGACACTTGTAGAAAGTAAATAACCCCATCGTTAATGATATTATTCCTATTGTGAAGCACAAAATATTATCACTGATCCCAGGAAAACTTCCATTTATAATGATCTCACGAAAAAAACTAATATAATAGTACATTGGATTGTATTCATATATCCATCTATATTGATCTGAAATTATTGATACTGGATAGAAAATAGGTGTCATGTACGTCCAAAGTAAGGTAAATACTCCATATAGATGGTTTATGTCTCGAAAAAATACTGTTATCGCGGACAAAATTAAACTTAAACCCGTGGTAAAAAGCGTCAGATAAAAAATTGGTAAAAGAAACAGAAATATTGTGCCTTTAAATGGTGCTCCATCAATAATCATTACTAATAATAATGCAATAAACGCGAATCCTAAATTCACCATGCTTGACAACACTCTAGACAATGGAAATAAATACTTGGGAATATATACTTTTTTTATCAAGCTTGCATTTGTTATGATTGAAGTTAGCGCTTGTGAAGTCGCTTCAGAATGAAAACTAAATAAGATGCTTCCTGTTAGATAATAAACTGGAAAATGAGGAATATTTGATTTAAATAGTGATGAAAATACAATTGTCATTACTAACATTGTCATCAATGGGTTTAACAATGTCCAAAATAGTCCTAGTATTGATTTTCTATAGCGGACCTTTATATCTCTAACTACTAACTCAAATAGTAAATTATTATACTTAAAAAAACCGGTTAACATGACGAATAATTTATTCATAGTAATATAACCATTTATATTTATTTACCCATGAAGCCATTTCTTTAATCATTTCTGGGTATGTTGGGATTACGTAATTAAAATCCGTACGTGTATTAATTAAAGTTTTATCAACTCCAAAGTTCTCATAGAGCACAATTTCTAAATCTTTCTTTTTAAACTCCTTTTGAAATAAGCACAGTAAATCAAATTTATTTATTTTACCTTTTGGTGTTAAATGATAAAGTCCTGATAACTCTTGCCTGATAGCAGCGTCAATTGCCTTAGAAAGTTCAATAGTAGTTACTCCATTCCAAATGGCTTTAGAGTACCCATTCGTTACGCCATGCTGCTTCATGAACCAGTTAAATAAACCCGTACCATTCACATCTGTGTCGGGGCCAATAATGGACATGCGGAAAGTAAGATCTTTCCCATTGACAACTCTTCACCTAATGCTTTAGAACGGTCATACATCGTCATCCCATCAGGAAATGAATCCTCCGTATAACCTCCAGTTTCTCCTGAGAACACACAATCTGTACTCAAATGAATAAATTTAGTCGTGCTCCCTTTGAACTGTTGTTCTAATTTGCGTGGAAGATATGCATTAAGTTGAATCGCTAAATCTGGACGAGCATCTGCTTCCTTCTGCAGAATACCGATGGAATTTACAACCACATCTGGTTTTATCTCATCGAGCCAACTGATTAATCTCGTGAAATCACTAGCATCAATTTGAGCATTTTTATCTGAATTTGCAATGCTTCTAGACATGCGATAAACATCATATCCCTTTTCTTCAAGAAATAAAGCAATAACATGCCCGGCCATGCCTGTAGCACCTAGTACAGCAACCTTTTTCATTGTAATCTTCCTTTTTTTGCTATTCTTTTTTCCAGACTGTACGATTAACATAATCCGTATAGCTAAGGATAATTCTTACAACTTTTATAGAAACATTATCTGTGTCATAATCTTGGACAGTTCTCAGCGGTTGCTTCTTCTCAGAATATTGAGAAACCACAAGGTTAATAGCATCAAGAACATTACTTTTCTTTAACCCCGACATTATCAGTGTACCTTCGTCCATTCCCTCTGGGCGTTCGTGAGCCTGTCTGATTGTAATCGCTGGGAAATGTAAAAGTGAAGATTCCTCTGTAATTGTTCCGCTATCCGAAATTACACAATAAGCATTTTGCTGAAGCTTAATATAATCAGCAAAGCCTAATGGTTTCATTAATTCAATTAAGTTATTAAAAATAAAATTCCCTTTTTCAATCAATTTTTGCGTTCTAGGATGTGTGGAAACAATGATTCTTTTTGAATAGGTTTCAGCAATGGCATTTAAAGATTCAACTAAATCGCTAACATTCGCTGGGGAATCAATATTTTCTTCACGATGAGTGCTAACGACAAAATATCCACTTTTATCGAGCTTCAATCTTGTCAATACATCACTAGCATTGATCTTCTCCGCTTGCCGCTCCAACACTTCTTTCATGCTTGATCCTGTTTTAATGATAGTTTCTGGTCGGATCCCTTCATCAAGTAAATATCGGCGGGCATGCTCTGTTAAAGTCATATTTATGTCGCTTAATTGATCAACAATTTTACGGTTAATTTCCTCTGGTACCCTTTGATCAAAGCAGCGATTACCAGCTTCCATATGAAAGATAGGTATTTTGTTTCTTTTAGCAGAAATTACGGATAAACAGGAGTTCGTATCTCCGTAAAGTAGAACAGCATCTGGTTTTAAATCCTTAAATAATTCGTCGGTTTTAATGATTACATTACCGATCGTCTCAGCTGCTGTACTCCCGACTGCTTCGAGAAAAATATCTGGTTTACGAATTCCCATACCTGTAAAAAATATCTCATTAAGTTCATAATCATAATTTTGCCCAGTGTGAACCAATGTGTGTTCAGTATATTTATCTAACTCTTCAATAACACAACTTAATTTAATAATTTCCGGACGAGTTCCGACAATAGTCATAACTTTCATTTAATAGCCCTCACCATATGCATTATTTTTCAGCTCACTCTGTATATAATCAAGTTTTTTTAACATTTCGACCATTTGGTCTCTATCAAGCATTTCAGTATTGTGAGAATTGTAGTCTTCCCCCTCTGTAATTATTTTTTCTCCATCCACAAAAAATTTACCGTAGTTCAGGTCACGATCATCCATAGAAACCATGAAGTATCTACCTAAATCATATGATTTTACTTTTTCTTCACGAGTTAACAAAGTCTCATATAACTTCTCACCATGACGAGTTCCAATACAAGTAATGTCAGCATTGATATCAAATACTTCACGCATAGCTTCAGCCAATACCTCAATCGTTGCAGCTGGAGCTTTTTGAATAAATAGCTCCCCACCCTTCGCATTTTCAAATGCGAATAAAACTAGATCAATAGCATCATCTAAAGACATCATAAATCTTGTCATGTTAGGGTCCGTTATCGTCAAAGATTGGCCCGTCTTAAGTTGTTTTATAAACAATGGAATAACGGAGCCACGAGAAGCCATTACATTACCATAACGCGTAACAGAAATAATCGTATCATGATTTGCTCCCATTC
This window encodes:
- a CDS encoding methyltransferase domain-containing protein; this encodes MSANGNSKNLENTGERFIPGLFDMLTSDEHWQRYISVSAFVENKVVLDIASGEGYGSNYIAQTANKVFGVDISEEAIEHAQQKYNRENLCFSVGSVDKLGFEKDFFDTIVSFETIEHVGQDVQEKFLTEVKRVLKQDGVFIVSCPNKAIASDLAFDLWGYSNEFHLKEYYLDEFKEFLSNYFENVQFLYQRSEIAIILNDFDADSLKILRMAEKDHSDVQNIIAVCSQNEIDVSSMNSIVLDNRHRYLDNNKNVSGLIKSNTNLQGSLNSTLEVFMQTDQKLHDANLDLLQKEQQLSMAHSQLEQKDQLIENIKDQLKQKDYQLSVTSSKLHQMERQLSDSEAHMKKLEKQFEQKDVEIQVILNSTSWKFTKPLRRLESIFRKLRKDSE
- a CDS encoding glycosyltransferase, with the protein product MNCFKPLVTIIIPVYNGSNYIKEAIESALAQTYENIEIIVVNDGSNDDGKTEEIALTYGDRIKYFSKENGGTSTALNLGIKNMKGEYFSWLSHDDTYYPEKIEMQITELSKLSEKNTIMMSDLDGIDENYKKIYKTNYNEHIKQYPPRENSRIHPIIYNQTHGCTLLIPKVCFDTVGLFDEKELVAQDFEFFYRAFLEFPHKLISKVLVTARDSSNRQGRRSKSRGDQEYSKLFIKIIENLNDDELKSLAPSRIEFYMDMLNFFKDAEYSIALEYIRNKMFSNLQISSYDLLGSRFNGHDLHNYLRENGINAKQLVLNKLSDDDTTFQYNFDAPNGSKELLQQSIFLDADIVHMHLIHNIIDTNYLPIISRLKPTILSLHDPFFLGGHCVHHFDCKKWKTHCFDCSYLDKDFKLFNDITALNFALKKDAIQNSDIVAIVASKWMLRKVEESPVWNGKKVYYLPFGIDQSLFKPGDKIAERNKLKIPTEDTVLMFRSDTVEFKGLDIIINALASLSNKKNITLITVGKKGLLRDLTNMFNIIEYDWINNDETMVSLYQACDIFLMPSRQESFGLMAIEAMSCGKMVLTIEGEGTALPEVINAPFCGVSVKEEDYPKELARLIESKFEVLDRGNKCADYARVNYSKDKYVNEMIQIYSEVIESKKYDDDTKILLQQLKKYPNDNFMVSGNKSVVAVQEIIRKNERLKKGVRVCARAAWNVITILNLKSVVTSTRLYSKLYKNGTIDKLRG
- a CDS encoding glycosyltransferase, which codes for MKILHITETMATGVLKYLQEVIEADHYSGAQHLILYSSKRENTPIDLNKHFPDSVSLIEMNMNFNSSYACIQCIKLLHAQISKIKPDAIHLHSSIAGFLGRIVSVCFPKVKVFYTPHGYSFLMTNKSKVIRAVFWTAEFILSQINGKIIACSKSEFRYANKLSPIRKPFLLENCIKAGPSISKEKIATSKNIIGVGRLEHQKNPKLFIEIIAELKKIDPTINAIWIGDGSLKSDCEEQNYALNAEVNFTGWLSNAKTIEFLEDSMVFLQTSNWEGLPYSVLEAFSIGLPVVASNIESHRDLIDSGYICFISANKKQFVENILNLLRNRELCRDVFEKNRKSIERNYANFSYTINNIYNNK
- a CDS encoding ABC transporter ATP-binding protein produces the protein MSENIVEINDVSMLFNLSREKVDNIKEYFVRLIQGKLTFEEFWALRNVSFNIKKGESMGILGLNGSGKSTLLKIIAGILKPTTGKISVYGTVAPLIELGAGFDFELTAKENIFLNGAIFGYSRSQMKEQFEEIIDFAELWDFVDVPIKNFSSGMVARLGFSIATLSKPDVLIADEILGVGDHKFQMKCERRMEEIINNGATVILVSHSIDSVRKICSQAAWLNKGQLVNVGSAELVCNEYMASME
- a CDS encoding ABC transporter permease, whose product is MNKLFVMLTGFFKYNNLLFELVVRDIKVRYRKSILGLFWTLLNPLMTMLVMTIVFSSLFKSNIPHFPVYYLTGSILFSFHSEATSQALTSIITNASLIKKVYIPKYLFPLSRVLSSMVNLGFAFIALLLVMIIDGAPFKGTIFLFLLPIFYLTLFTTGLSLILSAITVFFRDINHLYGVFTLLWTYMTPIFYPVSIISDQYRWIYEYNPMYYYISFFREIIINGSFPGISDNILCFTIGIISLTMGLFTFYKCQNKFILHV
- a CDS encoding sugar nucleotide-binding protein → MKKVAVLGATGMAGHVIALFLEEKGYDVYRMSRSIANSDKNAQIDASDFTRLISWLDEIKPDVVVNSIGILQKEADARPDLAIQLNAYLPRKLEQQFKGSTTKFIHLSTDCVFSGETGGYTEDSFPDGMTMYDRSKALGEELSMGKILLSACPLLAPTQM
- the wecB gene encoding non-hydrolyzing UDP-N-acetylglucosamine 2-epimerase, giving the protein MKVMTIVGTRPEIIKLSCVIEELDKYTEHTLVHTGQNYDYELNEIFFTGMGIRKPDIFLEAVGSTAAETIGNVIIKTDELFKDLKPDAVLLYGDTNSCLSVISAKRNKIPIFHMEAGNRCFDQRVPEEINRKIVDQLSDINMTLTEHARRYLLDEGIRPETIIKTGSSMKEVLERQAEKINASDVLTRLKLDKSGYFVVSTHREENIDSPANVSDLVESLNAIAETYSKRIIVSTHPRTQKLIEKGNFIFNNLIELMKPLGFADYIKLQQNAYCVISDSGTITEESSLLHFPAITIRQAHERPEGMDEGTLIMSGLKKSNVLDAINLVVSQYSEKKQPLRTVQDYDTDNVSIKVVRIILSYTDYVNRTVWKKE
- a CDS encoding polysaccharide biosynthesis protein — translated: MFKDKTLLITGGTGSFGNAVLRRFLNSEIKEIRIFSRDEKKQDDLRNEYKNPKIKFYVGDVREYSSIAAAMGGVDYVFHAAALKQVPSCEFFPLEAVRTNVLGTENVLNAAIANQVKKVICLSTDKAVYPINAMGMSKAMMEKLAVSKARMGANHDTIISVTRYGNVMASRGSVIPLFIKQLKTGQSLTITDPNMTRFMMSLDDAIDLVLFAFENAKGGELFIQKAPAATIEVLAEAMREVFDINADITCIGTRHGEKLYETLLTREEKVKSYDLGRYFMVSMDDRDLNYGKFFVDGEKIITEGEDYNSHNTEMLDRDQMVEMLKKLDYIQSELKNNAYGEGY